Below is a genomic region from Streptomyces sp. NBC_00461.
AGGGGATGGGTTGTTCCGAGCGTACGGGGGAAGTCGGGGTTCGGACCATGATGCGACTCCGTCGTCTGGGGGTGGGCCGAGCGGAGGGGAACGTCGCGGCTCTGGGCCGGGCTGCGGTGAATATAGGGTTCAAAAAACGTTACAACAAGACCTCTGGCGCACATCCACTGGAAACGCCGGTCCATGGGGTCGCCGCCGCATGTCTGGCGCGTACGCCGCAGCTTGTCTACGGTGAAGTGCGTGTAAAACGTTTTTCAGATCCGTGAAGGTGTCCGAGCCGAACTCGGAAGGACCGCAGTCGTGATCTCGCCGTCCCTGCAGCAGCTGTTCGAGGATCCGCCCCGGGAATTCGGCCCCACGCCGCTGTGGTGGTGGTCGGGTGCGAGGGTCACCCGCGAGCGTCTCACCTGGCAGATGCGCAGGTTCGCCGATGGCGGCATCCACAATCTCGTGGTGATCAACCTGGCGCCGGCAGGGCCGGGTTTCGGCGCCCCGGCCGACGAACCGGCGTGGTTCGGCGAGGAGTGGTGGGAACGCCTCACCGACGCGTGCAAGGTCGGCCGTGAGCTGGGCACGCGCCTGTGGTTCTACGACCAGATCGGGTTCTCCGGCGCCAACGTCCAGGGCGGCGTCACGCGTCGGCGGCCCGAGGCGGCCGGCCTCGCCCTGCGCACCCGCCGGGCGACGGTCGCCAAGGGCGCCGTCCATCTGCGGAGTTCGGAGACCCTGGTGGGCGCGTACGCCGCGGACGGCCGCCGCATGCCCGACACCGACACCGACACCGACCCCGACGTCGATATCGGCACCGGCACCCGTACTCAGCGGATCGCGGCCGCGGAGGGCAGCGTGATCCAGCTCGTCACCGCCGTCCCCACGGCCTTCGACTACCTGGACCCGTCGGCCGTCGGCCTGCTGATGGACGCCGTCCACCACGAGTTCGACCGCCGGGTCCCCGAGTACCTGGGCAACGTCGTCGCCGGCAGCTTCCAGGACGAACTGCCCGGCACCAACTCCTTCAGCCGTCGCTTCCCCGAGGAGTTCCGCGCACGCCGCGGCTACGACCTGCTCGACCATCTGCCGGCCCTCTTCGAGGAGACGGCAGGCCTCTTCGAAGAGAGGGCGCGGGCGGCGAAGATCCGCGCCGACTATTACGCGGTCCGCGCCGAACTCACCGAAGAGGCCCTGTTCAAACCCCTGGCCGTCTGGCACGACGACCGCGGCATGCTCGTCGGCTGCGACCAGAGCCACCCCGCGCGCTCCGGCCACCCCGCCCAGTCCACGCAGATCTACACGGACTACTTCCGCACACACCGCTGGTACGGCGCCGCCGGCAGTGACCACCACGGGGATTCCAAGGTCCACTCCTCCATGGCGCACCTCTACGGGCACGAGCGCGTCTGGATCGAGGCGTTCCACTCCTCCGGCTGGGGCGGCACCCTGGAGGACACCTACGACTGGCTCCTGCCGTTCCTGCGCAGCGGCGCCAACCTGTACAACCCGCACGCCAGTTACTTCGGCACCGCGGGCGGCTGGTTCGAGTGGGCGCCGCCGTCCACCGACTGGCGCCAGCCCTACTGGCAGCAGTACCCCGCGTTCTCGCGGGCCGTCGCCCGGATCTGCTCCCTCATGTCCTGGGGCACCTACAGCGCCGACGTGGCGGTCCTGCACCCCACCGCCACCATGCAGGCCCTCATCCCGCTGGACGCGCCGATCAAGCACTTCGGCGACGGCCTCCTCGGCGACGGGCACACCGACGTGGACGAGACGCAGGAGCACTACCTGGACCTGTGCGGCACCAACAACTGGCTGCGGCCCCGCATCGGTGCCCTGGACCGGCACCGCGTCTCCTTCGACGTCATCGACGACGCCTCCGTGCAGCGGGCCACGGCCGCCGACGGCGCCCTGCGCGTCGGAGGCCTGGCCTACGCCGCGGTCCTGCTGCCCTCCGCGAGCGTCCTGGAGGAGGACACGGCGCGCCGGCTCGCCGAACTGCTCGACGCCGGCGGCCGGGTGGTGGTCGTGGGCCGTCCGCCCGAGGTCGCGGCGGGCCTCGCCGGTGACGACACCGTCGTAGCGGCGCTGAGGGCTCATCGGAGGCTGGAGCGCGTGAGCGGCGCCGAGGCGGCGGCCGCCGCCTTGGCCGGTACCGCCGGACACGCGACGGGTGACGTCCCGCTCCTCGTCAGGAGGAACGGCGACGCGGCGATCGCCCTGGTGACGGGGGCTTTCCCGGACGCCCGCAGGCATCCGCCCAGGGGCAACCACGACATCGACCCGGCCCGCTACGCCCCTACCAGGTCCGTCACCGTGCGCGCCCCCGTCGCCGAGGCCGAGGTGTGGAACCCGGCGACCGGTGCCCGACGCCCCGCGCCCGTCACCCTCTCCGCCGGCGTCTCGACCATCGAGGTGCAACTGGAGGGCGCCCCAGCCGTACTCGTCGTATGGCGCGAGGGCACCCCCACGGCACCGGAGCCCACGCCGACACCCCGGCCGGCCCGGACCGTCGACGTGTCGGCCGGCTGGGAAGGTCGCCTGGTGCCCACGATGAACAACACCTGGGGAGACCTCGCGCTGCCCGCCGGTTCGTCCGTCGACGTGCCGCAGATCTGGACTGTGCGGTGGACCGAGACCGATTCAACCGACGTGCGCTGGGAGGAGATTCGGGCGACGTACGGCAACCGGGCGCGCGTTCTGCCTCCGATGCCCGCCGCGAAGGCCCCCGACGCGCTGGACCCCGCGTCCGTCGCACGGGTGCTGGCCGGAGAGCTGCCGCTGGTTCCCTGGGACGAGAGCTGGGCCGTGGCGCTGTTCTCGTCGAGCCGCGGAATCCTCGATCCGGACGGCCTGCTGGGCAACAAGGGGCTGGTGACCGAGGAGTTCGTGCGTGTCCCGGTACCGGGCCCCCACACCGTCGCCCGCGTCCGGACGATCGTCGAGACCGACCACCGGGGACCGGCCGATCTGCACGTGGGCGCGGCGGCGGCCAAGCGCGTGTGGTGGAACGGCGAACGGCAGGAAACAGGCGGCGGATATCTGGTGTCCGCCCGCGTGCAGGTGGAACAGCACCGCAACGTCCTGGAGTACGAGCTGTCCGACGCCGAGGACCGTCCGTCGCTGATCTCGGCCAAAGCCCATGCCCCATTGGGCAGTTACTTCTGTCTGTCGCATCCGGACGGGTTCGCGGGGCGTCCCCGGTTCATGTGCCTGCCCGAGGGTGTACGACCGGACGGCGGCGTCACCTACCGCGGGCGCCTGTGTGCCGCGGACGACGGTGCGCGAGCCGTGCTCGTGGTGGGTGCCGCCGTGGGGGTCACCGTGCTGCTCGACGGTGCCGTCGTGGCGAGGCAGGAGAAGGTGGAGTACTACGAGTCCGACTGGGGCGCGGTGCCGATGTTCTTCCGCCACGAACTGCTCCTCGGGGCGGGCGATCACGTGCTCGACGTCGTGGCCGACAGCGCCCGCGCACGCGACGCGGTGCTCGTCGACTTCGTGGCCCGCTCGGGGTCCGACGCGACCGCGCTGGTCAGCGGAGCCGGCTGGGAGGCCGAGACGGGCGAATGGCGCGGACGCACCGTCGAACACGAGGGCAGGTGGGGGGAGTTGCAGCACTGCCATGCCGCGGTACGGCCGCACCCGTTGCCGGACACCGAGTGGCTCACCGGCCCACCCGTGCTCGGCACCCCCGTACTGCCCCTGAGGTCCACCGACGACGTCCGCGAGCGCGCCCAGCACTTCCGCTTCACCGCGCCGTCGGGCACCGTCGCCCTCGATCTCCCGCTGGAGCTGCCCGCGCGGGTCAGAGTCGCGGACGAAGCCGAACGGCCCCTCGACGGGCAGACACTGACGCTGCATCAACCACTCGTGGACGCGACGGAGTTCGAGGTCGTCACCGCACCAACGGCCCTGCTGCGGGGCGGCTCGGCCTGGCGCGGGCCGGTGCGTGTCCATACCGTGCCGGCGCCGATCGAGCTGGGGGAGTGGGGGGCGCTGGGACTGGGCAGCTGGAGCGGCGGCGTCATGTACTCGCGGGACGTGGACGTGCCTGACTGGCCGGACCCGGTGCTCGATCTGGGGCGGGTGCGCGGCAGTGTCGCGGTCCGCGTCGACGGCGAACCCGTAGGCGAGGCGTTCTGCGCTCCGTACCGCTTCGCGCTGCGAGGGGCCGCCGGGCGCACCGTACGGATCGACGTGACCGTCCACAACACGCTGGCCCCGTATCTCGCCGAAGCCACTCCGACCGCCTGGGCGTTCCCGTCCCAGCTCGCCTCGGGCCTGCTGGGACCGGTGACGCTGCTCAGCCGGGGCTCAGCCGGCGGAAAGTGACAGGGTGGAGTCCCGCAGGACCAGGCCGGGCGCGAACACCCTTGTCTCATGGGCGTGTTCGGCGCGGGCCTCCACCTCGTCGAGCAGCATCTCCACGGCCGCCCTGCCGAGGTCCTCGACGGGCTGCCGGACCGTCGTCAGGGTCGTCCCCACGAAACTCGCGATGTCGAGGTCGCCGTACCCGACCACCTGTACGTCCTCGGGGACCTTCACGCCCCGCTCGGCCAGCCCGCGGCACAGTCCGGCGGCCAGGAAGTCGTTGGTGCAGAACACCCCGTCGGGCAGATCGCCGAGCCCGCGGGCGATGTCCGTGCCGTACGCCACCGTCATCTCCCCGGCGACCACCTGCCCCAGCCGCGCCTCACGTCGGCTGCGCACGGCCTGCCGGGCGCCCTGGTACCGGTCCGCGCACTGCCGTATCGCGCGCTCCCCGTTCACCACCAGGATGTCGCGCGCCCCGCAGTCCAGGAGGTGCTGCACGGCGACACGGCCGCCGGCGATGTCGTCGACGGAGACGGAACAGCCGTCCTGGGCCGGCATCGCACGGTCCGCCAGAACCAGCGGGATGCCCCGCTCGCGCAGCCGTGAGAGCCGGGTGGGGTCGGCGCTGAGCGGGACGACCACGGCGCCGACGGACCGCTGTTCGACCAGCATGCTGAAGTAGCCCTGCTCACGCTCCGGTTGGTCCCCGCTGTGGCAGAGCACCAGCGCATAGCCGTGGTCGTACGCCGCGTCGGCGGCCCCGCGGGCGATGCGCGCGTAGAAGGAGTTGGTCACGTCGGGCAGCACCAGGCCGATGGAGGAGGTGTGTCCCGTGCGCAGTCCGGCGGCGCCCGGATGGGGGACGTAGTCGAGAGCCGCCACCGCGTCGCGGACCCGCTCGGCGGTGCGGGCGTTGACACGCTCCGGGCGGTTCAGCACGTTCGACACCGTGGACACCGAGACCCCGGCGGCGGCTGCGACGTCCTGGATGC
It encodes:
- a CDS encoding glycosyl hydrolase; this translates as MISPSLQQLFEDPPREFGPTPLWWWSGARVTRERLTWQMRRFADGGIHNLVVINLAPAGPGFGAPADEPAWFGEEWWERLTDACKVGRELGTRLWFYDQIGFSGANVQGGVTRRRPEAAGLALRTRRATVAKGAVHLRSSETLVGAYAADGRRMPDTDTDTDPDVDIGTGTRTQRIAAAEGSVIQLVTAVPTAFDYLDPSAVGLLMDAVHHEFDRRVPEYLGNVVAGSFQDELPGTNSFSRRFPEEFRARRGYDLLDHLPALFEETAGLFEERARAAKIRADYYAVRAELTEEALFKPLAVWHDDRGMLVGCDQSHPARSGHPAQSTQIYTDYFRTHRWYGAAGSDHHGDSKVHSSMAHLYGHERVWIEAFHSSGWGGTLEDTYDWLLPFLRSGANLYNPHASYFGTAGGWFEWAPPSTDWRQPYWQQYPAFSRAVARICSLMSWGTYSADVAVLHPTATMQALIPLDAPIKHFGDGLLGDGHTDVDETQEHYLDLCGTNNWLRPRIGALDRHRVSFDVIDDASVQRATAADGALRVGGLAYAAVLLPSASVLEEDTARRLAELLDAGGRVVVVGRPPEVAAGLAGDDTVVAALRAHRRLERVSGAEAAAAALAGTAGHATGDVPLLVRRNGDAAIALVTGAFPDARRHPPRGNHDIDPARYAPTRSVTVRAPVAEAEVWNPATGARRPAPVTLSAGVSTIEVQLEGAPAVLVVWREGTPTAPEPTPTPRPARTVDVSAGWEGRLVPTMNNTWGDLALPAGSSVDVPQIWTVRWTETDSTDVRWEEIRATYGNRARVLPPMPAAKAPDALDPASVARVLAGELPLVPWDESWAVALFSSSRGILDPDGLLGNKGLVTEEFVRVPVPGPHTVARVRTIVETDHRGPADLHVGAAAAKRVWWNGERQETGGGYLVSARVQVEQHRNVLEYELSDAEDRPSLISAKAHAPLGSYFCLSHPDGFAGRPRFMCLPEGVRPDGGVTYRGRLCAADDGARAVLVVGAAVGVTVLLDGAVVARQEKVEYYESDWGAVPMFFRHELLLGAGDHVLDVVADSARARDAVLVDFVARSGSDATALVSGAGWEAETGEWRGRTVEHEGRWGELQHCHAAVRPHPLPDTEWLTGPPVLGTPVLPLRSTDDVRERAQHFRFTAPSGTVALDLPLELPARVRVADEAERPLDGQTLTLHQPLVDATEFEVVTAPTALLRGGSAWRGPVRVHTVPAPIELGEWGALGLGSWSGGVMYSRDVDVPDWPDPVLDLGRVRGSVAVRVDGEPVGEAFCAPYRFALRGAAGRTVRIDVTVHNTLAPYLAEATPTAWAFPSQLASGLLGPVTLLSRGSAGGK
- a CDS encoding LacI family DNA-binding transcriptional regulator, translating into MDVIPVRPARIQDVAAAAGVSVSTVSNVLNRPERVNARTAERVRDAVAALDYVPHPGAAGLRTGHTSSIGLVLPDVTNSFYARIARGAADAAYDHGYALVLCHSGDQPEREQGYFSMLVEQRSVGAVVVPLSADPTRLSRLRERGIPLVLADRAMPAQDGCSVSVDDIAGGRVAVQHLLDCGARDILVVNGERAIRQCADRYQGARQAVRSRREARLGQVVAGEMTVAYGTDIARGLGDLPDGVFCTNDFLAAGLCRGLAERGVKVPEDVQVVGYGDLDIASFVGTTLTTVRQPVEDLGRAAVEMLLDEVEARAEHAHETRVFAPGLVLRDSTLSLSAG